The following proteins come from a genomic window of Miscanthus floridulus cultivar M001 chromosome 2, ASM1932011v1, whole genome shotgun sequence:
- the LOC136539682 gene encoding late embryogenesis abundant protein B19.3-like, which translates to MASGQESREELKRMAEEGQTVVPGGTGGKTLEAQEHLAEGSSRGGQTRSEQLGHEGYKEMGSKGGQTRKEQLGHQGYSEMGRKGGLSTMEESGGERAAREGIQIDESKFRTKS; encoded by the exons ATGGCGTCCGGTCAGGAAAGCAGGGAGGAGCTGAAGCGCATGGCCGAGGAGGGCCAGACCGTCGTCCCCGGTGGCACCGGCGGCAAGACCCTAGAGGCGCAGGAGCACCTCGCTGAAG GGAGCAGCCGCGGCGGGCAGACACGGAGTGAGCAGCTGGGCCACGAGGGGTACAAGGAGATGGGTAGCAAGGGCGGGCAGACGCGCAAGGAGCAGCTGGGCCACCAAGGGTACAGCGAGATGGGGAGGAAGGGCGGCCTCAGCACCATGGAGGAGTCCGGCGGCGAGCGCGCCGCCCGGGAGGGCATCCAGATCGATGAGTCCAAGTTCAGGACCAAGTCCTAG